Proteins encoded in a region of the Haloarcula sp. CBA1129 genome:
- a CDS encoding helix-hairpin-helix domain-containing protein, whose product MELESVPGVGAKTAAALRELDDPEAALRDGDVASLARAPGISEGRAARIARGAIRAEHDDPGGFAATKRAREIHEDALALLTDRTVTDYAAKRLETIYPSGVRSRIEEVRSFAEAAMEREPDAAVLDALSAVEPLAEPGDVRVRDRCLATRDAERYADAQAAIPEVSVEVVDDARQLAELARSYSTVVALDEAFAGVDIEGDVRVEPTALEEPESVVPERVLTFFARNRDRIRAAAEVHRVADLDAPCDLQTLLSALDQLDEDGSVSGDEELDRLTTAVDDLDAAVSTAESVANDHLREAIEEQDVTIEGTDLLSLVERGAGVDSLLQRELADEYAAAVEKARDHLVDALALRDMEATARRAFPDEPAYPVEHSEDVVARLREELTAARDQRATRRKRELADDLAEMREDAAGLVDAALELDVELAIARFANDFDCVMPDLTESEGVAIEGGRSPLLDVPFEAVEPVDYDVEGVTVLSGVNSGGKTSTLDLVALVTTLAHMGLPVPAEAARVGRISELHYHAKTQGTLDAGAFEATLREFGDLVADVDHRNPDPEDGAATDGPAAGTDDRPVMVLVDELESITEPGASAKIMAGILEALGERQATAIFVSHLARDIREAAETDISIDGIEAKGLKNGELRVERSPVKGKLARSTPELIVEKLADDGTDEDGFYSDLLGKFE is encoded by the coding sequence ATGGAGCTCGAATCGGTTCCGGGTGTCGGGGCAAAGACAGCCGCGGCGCTCCGGGAACTAGACGACCCGGAGGCGGCACTCCGGGACGGCGACGTGGCGTCGCTCGCACGCGCACCGGGCATCAGCGAGGGCCGGGCCGCCCGCATCGCTCGTGGTGCGATTCGGGCCGAACACGACGACCCCGGCGGGTTCGCCGCGACGAAACGCGCCAGAGAGATTCACGAGGACGCACTGGCCCTGCTGACCGACCGGACGGTGACCGACTACGCCGCGAAGCGACTGGAGACGATCTACCCCAGCGGCGTTCGCAGCCGAATCGAGGAAGTCCGCTCGTTCGCCGAGGCGGCGATGGAGCGAGAACCCGACGCAGCGGTTCTGGACGCCCTGTCGGCCGTCGAACCGCTGGCCGAGCCCGGCGACGTTCGGGTCCGGGACCGCTGTCTGGCCACCCGCGACGCCGAACGCTACGCCGACGCACAGGCCGCGATTCCGGAGGTCAGCGTCGAGGTCGTCGACGACGCCCGCCAGCTGGCCGAACTCGCCCGGTCGTACTCGACGGTCGTCGCGCTGGACGAGGCCTTCGCCGGCGTCGATATCGAGGGTGACGTGCGGGTGGAACCGACGGCGCTAGAGGAACCAGAATCCGTCGTCCCCGAACGCGTACTCACCTTCTTCGCCCGCAACCGCGACCGGATACGGGCCGCCGCCGAGGTCCACCGCGTCGCCGACCTCGACGCGCCGTGTGACCTGCAGACGCTGCTGTCGGCGCTCGACCAGCTCGACGAGGACGGGAGCGTCAGCGGCGACGAGGAACTCGACCGCCTCACCACCGCTGTCGACGACCTCGACGCGGCAGTGTCGACGGCCGAGAGCGTCGCTAACGACCACCTTAGGGAAGCTATCGAGGAGCAGGACGTGACCATCGAGGGGACGGACCTGCTGTCGCTGGTCGAGCGCGGCGCGGGCGTCGATTCGCTGCTCCAGCGCGAACTGGCCGACGAGTACGCCGCCGCCGTCGAGAAGGCCCGCGACCATCTCGTCGATGCGCTGGCGCTCCGGGACATGGAGGCGACGGCCCGCCGGGCGTTTCCCGACGAGCCCGCCTACCCGGTCGAACACAGCGAGGATGTCGTCGCCCGTCTCCGTGAGGAACTGACCGCCGCGCGCGACCAGCGCGCTACCCGCCGGAAGCGGGAACTGGCCGACGACCTCGCGGAGATGCGCGAGGACGCTGCCGGGCTGGTCGATGCCGCGCTCGAACTCGACGTGGAGCTGGCGATTGCCCGCTTCGCCAACGATTTCGACTGTGTGATGCCAGACCTGACAGAATCCGAGGGTGTCGCCATCGAGGGCGGGCGCTCGCCGCTGCTCGATGTCCCCTTCGAAGCCGTCGAGCCCGTCGATTACGACGTCGAGGGCGTGACCGTCCTCTCGGGGGTCAACAGCGGTGGGAAAACCTCGACGCTGGACCTCGTGGCGCTGGTGACGACGCTGGCACACATGGGTCTGCCCGTTCCAGCGGAGGCGGCCCGCGTGGGTCGTATCTCCGAACTCCACTACCACGCCAAGACGCAGGGGACGCTCGACGCCGGCGCGTTCGAGGCCACGCTGCGGGAGTTCGGTGACCTCGTCGCTGATGTGGATCACCGCAATCCAGACCCAGAGGACGGTGCCGCTACCGATGGGCCAGCGGCCGGGACCGACGACCGCCCGGTGATGGTGCTCGTCGACGAACTCGAATCGATAACCGAGCCCGGAGCCAGCGCGAAGATTATGGCCGGCATCCTCGAAGCGCTCGGCGAACGTCAGGCCACGGCCATCTTCGTCTCCCACCTCGCGCGTGACATCCGCGAAGCCGCCGAGACCGATATCAGCATTGACGGCATCGAGGCGAAAGGGCTGAAAAACGGCGAACTGCGTGTCGAACGCTCCCCTGTCAAGGGAAAGCTCGCCCGCTCGACGCCGGAGCTTATCGTCGAAAAGCTCGCTGACGACGGGACCGACGAGGACGGCTTCTACAGCGATTTGCTCGGGAAGTTCGAGTAG